Proteins from one Chloroflexota bacterium genomic window:
- the araB gene encoding ribulokinase: MSKYAIGVDFGTESGRAVLVDVSNGHEIAQAVHPYANGVIDERLPNSGIPLEPDWALQDPNDYLEVFKRAIPALFEQTDVDPADVIGIGIDFTACTMLPTRADGTPLRFLPEWRDNPHAWVKLWKHHAAQPEANALNAIAEEMGFSFLDRYGRRISSEWFFPKAWQILDEAPDVYAAAERLIEGADWVVWQLTGEEKRNSCTAGYKAIWSKREGFPASGFFEALDPRMENIVEEKMSTELYPLGDRAGGLTEAAADWTGLKPGTAVAIGNVDAHVAVPAAGVVEPGRMVIIMGTSNCHMVMGTEEHMVPGICGYVEDGIIAGYFGYEAGQSCVGDHFAWFVDNCVPAAYEEQARDRGLTVHDLLEKKAAELKVGQSGLVALDWWNGNRSVLVDVDLTGLLLGATLATKSEEIYRALIEATAYGTRMIIETFEEHAVPVDEIVATGGLPDRNALLMQIYADVTGRSIRVAETSQGGALGSAMHGAVAAGSAAGGYDTVADAAEKMARLRDVVYEPIPENKAVYDRLYAEYVILHDYFGRGANDVMKRLKELRAEVLALGD; encoded by the coding sequence ATGAGCAAGTACGCAATTGGCGTAGATTTCGGAACAGAGTCGGGCCGCGCCGTACTGGTGGACGTATCAAATGGGCATGAGATCGCCCAGGCAGTCCATCCATACGCTAACGGGGTCATCGACGAACGTCTTCCCAACAGCGGAATCCCGCTGGAGCCGGACTGGGCGCTGCAGGATCCCAATGACTATCTTGAGGTGTTCAAGCGAGCGATCCCGGCCCTGTTCGAACAGACCGACGTGGATCCGGCTGACGTGATTGGCATCGGCATCGACTTTACCGCCTGCACTATGCTGCCCACCAGGGCGGACGGCACGCCGTTGCGTTTTCTGCCCGAGTGGCGGGACAATCCCCATGCCTGGGTCAAACTATGGAAGCATCATGCGGCTCAACCTGAAGCCAATGCCCTGAACGCGATCGCCGAAGAGATGGGTTTTTCCTTTCTCGATCGTTACGGTCGCAGAATCAGTTCGGAGTGGTTTTTTCCGAAGGCGTGGCAGATACTGGACGAGGCCCCCGATGTCTACGCGGCGGCCGAGCGTCTGATCGAAGGTGCGGACTGGGTCGTATGGCAGCTCACTGGCGAGGAGAAGCGCAACTCCTGCACCGCCGGCTACAAGGCTATCTGGTCCAAGCGTGAAGGATTCCCGGCCAGCGGGTTTTTTGAGGCGCTCGATCCGCGCATGGAGAACATCGTCGAAGAGAAGATGTCGACGGAGCTCTACCCATTGGGAGACAGGGCTGGCGGACTGACCGAAGCGGCGGCGGACTGGACAGGCCTCAAGCCAGGTACTGCGGTCGCCATCGGCAACGTCGATGCCCACGTAGCCGTACCAGCAGCGGGCGTCGTCGAGCCTGGACGCATGGTGATCATCATGGGAACTTCCAACTGTCACATGGTGATGGGAACCGAAGAGCATATGGTTCCAGGAATCTGCGGCTACGTAGAGGATGGCATCATTGCCGGCTATTTCGGCTATGAAGCGGGCCAGTCCTGCGTGGGCGATCACTTCGCCTGGTTCGTGGACAACTGTGTGCCTGCAGCCTACGAAGAGCAGGCCCGGGACCGCGGATTGACGGTCCATGATTTGCTGGAGAAGAAGGCTGCCGAGCTAAAGGTGGGCCAAAGCGGCCTGGTTGCCCTCGACTGGTGGAACGGAAACCGCAGCGTTCTGGTGGATGTGGATCTGACAGGGCTTTTGCTTGGCGCGACTCTGGCGACCAAATCTGAGGAGATCTACCGGGCATTGATCGAGGCTACGGCCTACGGTACTCGCATGATCATCGAAACTTTCGAAGAGCACGCGGTACCTGTCGACGAGATTGTCGCGACTGGCGGATTGCCCGACCGCAACGCACTGCTCATGCAGATCTATGCCGATGTCACCGGGCGATCGATTCGAGTCGCTGAAACGAGTCAGGGCGGTGCACTGGGATCAGCCATGCACGGCGCGGTCGCCGCCGGCAGTGCGGCGGGTGGATATGACACTGTTGCCGATGCCGCGGAGAAGATGGCTCGTCTTCGGGATGTTGTCTACGAACCGATCCCGGAAAACAAGGCGGTCTACGACAGGCTGTATGCCGAGTATGTTATTCTTCATGACTATTTCGGCCGGGGTGCCAACGACGTGATGAAACGGCTGAAGGAACTGCGGGCAGAGGTGTTGGCGCTCGGTGACTGA
- a CDS encoding FGGY-family carbohydrate kinase produces the protein MSLIGLDVGITGCKAVAFNLNGVALGEAYSEYRLYQPRPGWMELDPAEVWDAVTGVIQRVTASVQGDPVRAISISTHGESVVPVDARGKPLYGFITAIDTRAEAQARWWAEEVGKERLFRITGVPLHPMYTVNKLMWLREREPDIFAQADRFLCMQDFLFYRIGLPPTMDYSLATRTMAFDVTRLDWSQELLALAQIDVRRLSGTVESGTVIGTIPEPMADTLGLAPGVVGVTGGHDQPSGALGCGAITEGVAMDSTGTVECVGLATPRLVLDEALMRNNLPIAPHTAPGMYMVLGYSATAGALMRWYRDNFARAEQMEADRTGQDVYDLILRQADSDPSPVLILPHFIGSGTPWLDPASKGAILGLDLSTTAGQVIKGMIDSVSYEIKLSLDAMEKAGIEVRELRAFGGGAKSPLWLQTKADIYGKPVVAMDVAQAPCLGVAILAGIATGAFATAQDGVDQMVRCGRTFEPDRHLHEAYMEKAEVYAQVYPTLRELNHQL, from the coding sequence ATGAGCTTGATTGGACTTGACGTAGGAATTACCGGTTGCAAGGCGGTGGCCTTCAATCTCAATGGCGTTGCGCTGGGAGAGGCTTACTCTGAATACCGGCTGTATCAGCCCCGGCCAGGCTGGATGGAACTTGATCCCGCCGAGGTGTGGGATGCGGTCACTGGTGTCATTCAGAGGGTGACGGCATCCGTCCAGGGAGACCCTGTGCGGGCCATCAGCATCTCAACCCACGGGGAGTCGGTAGTGCCGGTGGATGCCCGGGGCAAGCCTCTCTACGGCTTCATTACTGCTATCGATACCCGGGCTGAGGCCCAGGCCCGCTGGTGGGCTGAGGAGGTGGGCAAGGAGCGGCTGTTTCGCATCACCGGCGTGCCTTTGCATCCCATGTACACGGTCAACAAACTGATGTGGCTGCGGGAGCGGGAGCCAGACATCTTTGCGCAGGCCGACCGCTTCCTCTGCATGCAGGATTTTCTCTTCTACCGGATAGGCTTGCCGCCGACCATGGACTATTCTCTGGCGACCCGCACCATGGCCTTCGACGTGACTCGTCTGGACTGGTCGCAGGAGCTGCTGGCGCTGGCGCAGATCGACGTGAGGCGTCTCTCCGGGACGGTGGAGTCCGGGACGGTGATAGGAACCATCCCCGAGCCAATGGCGGATACCCTGGGGCTGGCGCCCGGCGTGGTAGGGGTTACTGGCGGGCACGATCAGCCTTCCGGTGCCCTGGGCTGCGGTGCCATCACCGAGGGCGTCGCCATGGACTCCACGGGCACCGTAGAGTGCGTCGGGCTTGCCACACCTCGTTTGGTGCTGGATGAGGCGTTGATGCGGAACAATCTGCCCATCGCGCCGCACACAGCACCGGGCATGTACATGGTGCTGGGGTACAGCGCTACAGCGGGCGCGCTGATGCGCTGGTATCGCGATAACTTCGCCCGTGCCGAGCAGATGGAGGCGGATCGCACCGGCCAGGATGTCTATGATCTGATCCTTCGGCAGGCCGACTCGGATCCTTCTCCTGTGCTGATCCTGCCCCACTTCATCGGTAGTGGCACCCCCTGGCTGGATCCCGCGTCCAAGGGCGCGATCCTGGGCCTGGATCTCAGCACTACTGCGGGGCAGGTCATCAAGGGCATGATCGACTCCGTAAGCTACGAGATCAAGTTGAGTCTGGATGCCATGGAGAAGGCCGGCATCGAGGTGCGGGAGCTACGGGCCTTTGGAGGTGGCGCCAAATCGCCACTGTGGTTGCAGACGAAGGCCGATATCTACGGCAAACCGGTGGTGGCGATGGATGTTGCCCAGGCTCCCTGTTTGGGTGTGGCCATTCTGGCCGGAATAGCAACCGGGGCGTTCGCGACGGCACAGGACGGGGTCGATCAGATGGTTCGCTGTGGTCGAACCTTCGAGCCCGACCGGCACCTGCATGAGGCGTACATGGAAAAGGCTGAAGTGTATGCCCAGGTCTATCCCACGCTGCGGGAGTTAAACCACCAGCTGTGA
- a CDS encoding fructose-bisphosphate aldolase, protein MSILTSEGRAVVIAMDHARTHGYIEGLEDPGSLIDEVIEAGADAIMTTFGVVKHYRDHLVGRIPTIVRLDGGPSLYWEDWKAYSEWSLLHSVEDALFLGADAVIVNLFLASPVELASYEVLAKVAGDCLRVKLPVIVEAVPCPSERIPDPFDTEAATSAARLAFEHGADLVKTYYTGDGFSQVTGFCPVPLLIAGGAKMDTAEAALQTVYDAMQGGAAGVVFGRNIWQSDNIPGMVQAMRCLVHDDGSVSDALQILS, encoded by the coding sequence ATGTCGATATTAACATCAGAGGGAAGGGCGGTGGTCATCGCAATGGACCATGCCCGCACCCATGGGTATATCGAGGGGCTGGAGGATCCAGGATCCTTGATCGACGAAGTGATTGAGGCTGGCGCCGATGCGATCATGACCACCTTCGGGGTTGTCAAACACTACCGCGATCACCTCGTTGGACGCATTCCTACTATTGTTCGCCTTGATGGCGGGCCGAGCCTTTACTGGGAAGATTGGAAAGCCTACAGCGAGTGGAGTCTGCTCCATTCGGTCGAGGATGCTCTCTTCCTCGGTGCTGACGCCGTTATCGTCAACCTGTTTCTCGCAAGCCCTGTCGAGTTGGCGTCTTATGAAGTGCTGGCGAAAGTCGCCGGTGATTGTCTTCGCGTGAAGTTGCCGGTCATTGTGGAGGCGGTGCCATGCCCCAGCGAACGCATTCCCGATCCCTTTGATACTGAGGCGGCTACCTCGGCCGCTCGCCTGGCCTTCGAACATGGCGCAGACCTGGTCAAGACCTATTACACCGGCGACGGCTTTAGCCAAGTGACGGGTTTTTGCCCGGTGCCTCTCTTGATCGCGGGAGGCGCCAAGATGGATACGGCAGAAGCGGCACTTCAGACGGTCTACGATGCCATGCAGGGCGGCGCTGCCGGCGTCGTCTTCGGGCGCAATATCTGGCAGAGCGACAATATCCCAGGAATGGTTCAGGCTATGCGATGCCTGGTCCACGACGACGGCTCGGTGAGCGACGCTCTTCAAATCCTTTCGTGA
- a CDS encoding extracellular solute-binding protein, which translates to MRTMRFRAILLLVVLSLLLSACAAPAAPAPAAPAVEEPVAPVVDEGQAATEVEAGELLPPIVAEPCGDDCPYAGQTVTVIVNTAGEKGPISGPFYEVRDEFEAATGATLEIVEVPFAEHFPKLLTDMTTETGQYDTSIAGAWWLGDLVGGDFIIPYDKFYDDPSFPQWDIEDTQPGPRDLLTYGDAKYMVANDHDGQVMYYRRDLLEDADHQAAFQDEYGYELGVPQTWAQFRDVAEYFDGKDLNGDGNPDSGVTMHLKVGGQGMFHFMSFSAPFVIGPENPNLYWFDPETMEPLLDSPGHVRAMETLVDLIQFGPEAMMAWSLGESWDHFLRGEAALTFTWGDLGALAQQEGSAVMGKTGAAPMPGTTEYYNINTGEWVQTEEPNLVGNTTGGSWAGVISKFSDAPEATYYLLALMATEPKSLTYAARGWDGVDPGRFSHYLPPDGTAEIDEYLAAGWDEADIRDYTKAYFDNFSDSDQFPYLRIPGTFEYWTALDIHLSEAATDQATPEEALAATVADFEQISDRLGREDQLDIYKTSLGLE; encoded by the coding sequence ATGCGCACCATGAGATTCCGCGCCATTCTGTTACTGGTAGTTCTTTCGCTCTTGCTGTCCGCCTGTGCGGCACCGGCAGCACCAGCACCGGCAGCGCCAGCCGTCGAAGAGCCTGTAGCTCCCGTTGTGGACGAAGGCCAGGCGGCCACCGAGGTGGAGGCCGGCGAGTTGCTGCCACCCATTGTTGCCGAGCCCTGTGGCGACGATTGCCCCTACGCGGGCCAGACCGTCACCGTAATCGTCAATACCGCTGGCGAGAAGGGACCCATCTCCGGCCCCTTTTACGAGGTCCGTGACGAGTTCGAGGCCGCAACCGGCGCCACGTTGGAAATCGTCGAAGTGCCCTTTGCCGAACACTTCCCCAAGCTGCTGACCGACATGACCACCGAAACCGGCCAGTATGACACCTCCATCGCCGGTGCCTGGTGGCTGGGTGACCTGGTTGGCGGCGACTTCATCATTCCCTACGACAAGTTCTACGATGATCCCAGCTTCCCCCAGTGGGATATCGAAGATACCCAGCCTGGCCCCCGCGATCTCTTGACCTATGGCGACGCCAAATACATGGTGGCCAACGACCACGACGGCCAGGTCATGTACTACCGCCGCGATCTGCTTGAAGACGCCGATCATCAGGCGGCCTTCCAGGATGAGTATGGTTACGAGTTGGGCGTGCCCCAGACCTGGGCCCAGTTCCGGGATGTGGCCGAATACTTCGACGGCAAGGACCTGAACGGCGACGGCAATCCCGATTCAGGCGTGACGATGCACCTGAAGGTGGGTGGTCAGGGCATGTTCCACTTCATGTCCTTCTCGGCGCCCTTCGTCATCGGTCCCGAGAACCCGAATCTGTACTGGTTCGATCCAGAGACCATGGAGCCTTTGCTGGATAGCCCCGGCCATGTGCGAGCCATGGAGACCTTGGTCGATCTGATCCAGTTCGGACCTGAAGCCATGATGGCCTGGAGCCTGGGCGAGAGCTGGGACCACTTCCTGCGCGGTGAGGCGGCCCTCACCTTCACCTGGGGTGACCTGGGTGCTCTGGCGCAGCAGGAGGGCAGTGCGGTGATGGGCAAGACAGGCGCTGCTCCCATGCCCGGCACGACGGAGTACTACAACATCAACACGGGTGAATGGGTTCAGACTGAGGAGCCCAACCTCGTTGGTAACACCACCGGCGGTTCCTGGGCTGGTGTCATCTCCAAGTTCTCCGACGCCCCCGAGGCGACTTACTACCTGTTGGCCCTCATGGCCACTGAGCCCAAATCACTTACCTACGCTGCCCGTGGCTGGGATGGCGTGGATCCAGGACGCTTCAGTCACTACTTGCCGCCCGACGGCACAGCCGAAATCGATGAGTATCTGGCGGCCGGCTGGGACGAAGCTGACATTCGCGACTACACCAAGGCCTACTTCGACAACTTCAGCGATTCTGATCAATTCCCCTACCTGCGCATCCCCGGCACTTTCGAGTACTGGACGGCGCTGGATATCCACCTCTCCGAGGCAGCTACCGACCAGGCAACGCCGGAGGAAGCCCTTGCGGCGACGGTAGCCGATTTCGAACAGATTTCCGATCGTCTTGGACGTGAAGATCAATTGGACATCTATAAGACATCTCTGGGTCTGGAATAA
- a CDS encoding sugar ABC transporter permease, whose amino-acid sequence MSQTSEGLPPVPESPTEAAVAPVSATRTDRTKSLFILPAVVWILLFTIFPLLYALRTSFYSFRYGKINQFVGLDNFARLFTDQNLHSGLKVTLIFVTVTVTVEMLLGFGLAILLNREIRGRNVLRAIMILPLFATPVAVGYLGITLYYERNGPINSLVRLLLGTGSEIPWLSDPTWALISVMILDIWQWTPFVFLICLAALQGLPQDLFEAARVDGGTGPQLFRYITLPLMTPILFLILLLRLVEAFKVFDIPTSLTLGGPGRATEVYSLFTYRTALRFFDHGYAAAQGFLLLFIVMLIVSLLFGRIRGLYEYEG is encoded by the coding sequence TTGAGCCAAACAAGTGAGGGTCTTCCACCTGTTCCAGAGTCACCCACCGAAGCAGCGGTCGCTCCAGTATCTGCCACGCGCACGGATCGCACAAAATCCCTTTTCATCTTACCTGCGGTCGTCTGGATCCTGCTCTTCACCATATTTCCCCTGCTGTACGCTCTGCGCACCAGCTTCTATAGTTTCCGCTACGGCAAGATCAACCAGTTTGTCGGCCTGGACAATTTTGCTCGCCTGTTCACCGACCAGAATCTGCATTCGGGCCTGAAAGTCACGCTGATCTTTGTCACCGTCACGGTTACCGTCGAGATGCTTCTCGGATTCGGCTTGGCGATCCTGTTGAACCGCGAGATTCGAGGCAGAAACGTTTTGCGGGCGATCATGATCCTGCCCCTATTTGCAACGCCGGTTGCGGTAGGTTATCTGGGAATTACCCTCTACTATGAGCGCAACGGTCCGATCAACTCCCTGGTTCGGCTCCTACTCGGAACGGGAAGCGAGATACCGTGGCTTTCCGATCCCACGTGGGCACTGATTTCGGTGATGATACTGGACATCTGGCAGTGGACCCCGTTTGTCTTTCTGATCTGCCTGGCTGCGTTGCAGGGTTTGCCCCAAGACCTTTTCGAAGCCGCTCGCGTGGATGGAGGCACTGGTCCCCAGCTATTTCGTTACATCACTTTACCGTTGATGACGCCGATCCTCTTTTTGATTCTTCTTCTTCGGTTGGTTGAGGCGTTCAAAGTGTTCGATATTCCAACCAGCCTCACCCTTGGCGGTCCCGGCCGCGCCACTGAGGTTTACAGTCTCTTCACCTACCGCACTGCGCTGCGCTTCTTCGATCACGGCTATGCGGCGGCCCAAGGATTCTTGCTGCTGTTCATCGTGATGTTGATCGTCTCACTGCTTTTCGGGCGTATTCGCGGGCTCTACGAGTATGAGGGATAA
- a CDS encoding carbohydrate ABC transporter permease codes for MQQKAITLTGRIAVGGVIIVALLWVLFPFYWAFLNSIKNPADTFQPTWIPFLQFQPTLDHWLSELAIPEIRRALLNSTIISVGAATLASILGTLAAYALARFRFIKPTNGSLTTWFLSQRVLPPVVVVVPFFLLMRELHLLDSVWSLVLLNATFLLPFPIIILSQMFRELPIELEEAALVDGATRLQIFTRIALPLVVPGLVATWIICMAFSWNEFLFALTLTSKSAIPMPVIIAGAEHTRGVQFWFVGVRVLLTMLPPTILALMAQRYIIQGLTLGAVKG; via the coding sequence ATGCAACAAAAAGCAATCACCCTGACCGGTCGAATTGCAGTGGGTGGCGTAATCATCGTGGCGCTGCTTTGGGTGCTTTTCCCATTCTATTGGGCATTCTTGAACTCTATCAAAAACCCGGCTGATACCTTTCAGCCCACCTGGATCCCCTTCCTGCAGTTCCAACCCACGCTTGACCACTGGTTAAGCGAATTGGCTATTCCCGAAATCCGCAGAGCACTTCTCAATAGCACCATTATCTCCGTGGGTGCGGCTACCCTGGCTTCAATCCTGGGTACGCTGGCCGCGTACGCTTTGGCTCGCTTCCGCTTTATCAAGCCAACAAACGGGTCACTTACCACCTGGTTCCTCTCGCAGCGAGTATTGCCGCCAGTGGTGGTGGTCGTGCCATTTTTCCTGCTGATGCGCGAGCTTCACCTGCTGGATTCGGTTTGGTCACTGGTCTTATTGAACGCCACCTTTCTTCTCCCGTTTCCGATTATCATACTCAGCCAAATGTTCCGGGAACTGCCTATTGAACTGGAGGAAGCAGCTCTTGTGGATGGTGCCACTCGCCTTCAGATCTTTACCAGAATTGCCCTGCCGCTGGTGGTACCTGGTTTGGTAGCGACCTGGATCATCTGTATGGCCTTCAGTTGGAACGAGTTTCTTTTCGCTTTAACCCTTACCAGTAAATCGGCGATTCCCATGCCGGTTATTATCGCCGGTGCCGAACATACCCGCGGCGTGCAGTTCTGGTTTGTCGGCGTGCGGGTGCTGCTGACCATGCTGCCGCCAACGATTCTGGCTCTTATGGCCCAACGCTACATTATCCAGGGGCTTACGCTCGGCGCAGTCAAGGGATAG
- a CDS encoding FGGY family carbohydrate kinase translates to MVAEPLLVGVDVGTTNIKAIVFNPRGQVVARASTSTPTRHPRPAWADYDPEALWQQTVSALRTAVGELDDVNRIVSIAVASMAETAVPLDGRGQPTFDAVAWFDLRAAEQAGWLDETIGQDRLFAISGLSLQPIFGLCKLLWLKQNEPEAFERTALWLNVADYIAYRLCGVAATDYSLASRILTLDLRNLRWDEDLLAELEIPASLFAPLRPSGTVLGRIRAQAAALTGLPGYTQVVVGGHDHVCGALATGVIEPGSLLNSVGTSEAIFLPVKRPLSDPAMGRQGYAQGAHVVPDRYFAVGGLYTSGICVDWFRDLMGGDVSHASLIAEAEMVPPGSLGVSFLPYLRLANSPIIDPKARGAFVGLTIDAGRGAIFRALLEGLAFGLRHSLDALLVHANVDLERVFAIGGGTRNRLHMRIKATMLKQAITVLEMEEATALGAALLGGLGVGIYRDANEALGTLQVDRTVVEPIGEQIDLYERHYQEIYLQMYPALKSLNHAIDRVSGR, encoded by the coding sequence ATGGTTGCCGAGCCGCTCCTTGTCGGTGTGGATGTGGGTACGACCAACATCAAGGCGATTGTCTTCAATCCGCGCGGGCAGGTCGTGGCCCGCGCCAGTACGTCCACACCAACCCGCCACCCCCGGCCTGCCTGGGCCGACTATGACCCCGAAGCATTGTGGCAGCAAACTGTATCGGCCCTGCGGACGGCTGTCGGCGAGCTGGACGATGTCAACCGCATTGTCAGCATCGCAGTGGCCAGCATGGCCGAAACCGCTGTGCCGCTGGATGGCAGGGGGCAGCCCACCTTCGACGCGGTTGCCTGGTTCGACCTGCGCGCTGCAGAGCAGGCCGGGTGGCTTGACGAAACCATCGGTCAGGACCGTCTTTTTGCCATCAGCGGGCTCTCTCTCCAGCCTATCTTCGGGTTGTGTAAACTGCTATGGCTCAAGCAGAATGAGCCAGAGGCTTTCGAGCGCACCGCGCTCTGGTTGAATGTAGCCGACTACATCGCCTATCGCCTATGCGGCGTTGCCGCTACCGACTATTCCCTGGCCTCCCGCATCTTGACCCTCGATCTGCGCAACCTGCGTTGGGATGAGGACCTGCTGGCGGAGCTGGAGATACCGGCCAGCCTCTTCGCGCCACTGCGGCCCAGTGGAACGGTGCTGGGTAGAATCAGAGCGCAGGCTGCAGCGCTAACTGGTCTTCCCGGATATACCCAGGTGGTCGTGGGAGGACATGATCATGTATGCGGCGCACTGGCAACCGGGGTCATCGAACCAGGCAGCCTTCTTAACTCCGTCGGTACCTCGGAGGCGATTTTCCTGCCCGTGAAGCGTCCGCTATCGGATCCGGCCATGGGCCGCCAGGGCTATGCACAGGGCGCGCACGTGGTTCCGGATCGGTACTTTGCCGTTGGCGGGCTATACACATCGGGCATCTGCGTCGATTGGTTTCGTGACCTGATGGGTGGGGACGTGAGCCACGCTTCGCTGATCGCGGAAGCGGAAATGGTGCCACCGGGAAGCCTGGGCGTCAGCTTTCTACCTTACCTGCGCCTGGCGAATTCGCCCATCATCGATCCCAAAGCGCGAGGCGCGTTTGTCGGGTTGACAATCGACGCCGGAAGGGGCGCGATTTTTCGTGCATTGCTGGAGGGATTGGCGTTTGGACTGCGCCATTCCCTGGACGCGCTGCTGGTCCACGCCAACGTTGATCTGGAGCGCGTCTTTGCCATCGGTGGCGGTACTCGAAACCGGTTGCACATGCGTATCAAGGCAACGATGCTGAAACAGGCGATCACTGTATTGGAGATGGAGGAGGCCACAGCGTTAGGGGCGGCTCTTTTAGGCGGCCTGGGTGTTGGCATCTACCGGGATGCCAATGAAGCGTTGGGCACGTTGCAGGTGGACCGCACGGTTGTCGAGCCGATTGGCGAACAGATTGACCTGTATGAGAGGCATTATCAGGAGATATACCTCCAGATGTACCCGGCGCTGAAGTCCTTAAACCACGCGATTGATCGGGTTAGTGGTCGGTGA
- a CDS encoding beta-ketoacyl synthase N-terminal-like domain-containing protein: MAIQPKLGRSVALVGAGMSKFGAFPEKASRDLFVEAFQEMRASVSRGLDPRDIEALYIGNYSSDLFEGQGHMAPLMADWVGLTPRPAIRVEDACASSGVALRQGIIAIASGLYDVVLVGGIEKMSNLSTEKVTDALSTASDILYEIPAGFTFPGFYAAMATAYMDRFSATPEAFMQVGMKNHDNGALNPKAQFSASIADVMEGKQRRAQARGLPIPQWTDEMDFLHDNRANPMIAWPLRLFDCSPISDGAAALLLVGGELADNFCTDPVYIIGSGQASDRSMHDREELTSIGAAVLASQQAYQMAGVSPADVKVAEVHDCFTIAEIIATEDLGFFEPGEGFVAAEEGLTTRNGLRPVNTSGGLKAKGHPVGASGAAQVVEIWKQMQGLAGERQLAADVEIALTHNVGGTGQTCVVHIFERR, from the coding sequence ATGGCAATCCAACCCAAACTGGGCCGCAGCGTCGCTCTCGTCGGGGCCGGCATGAGCAAGTTCGGGGCGTTTCCCGAGAAAGCGTCGCGGGACCTCTTCGTCGAGGCTTTTCAGGAGATGCGGGCGTCCGTGAGTAGGGGTTTGGATCCCCGGGACATCGAAGCGCTCTATATCGGCAACTACAGCAGCGATCTGTTCGAGGGCCAGGGTCACATGGCACCGTTGATGGCCGATTGGGTGGGGCTGACACCCCGCCCGGCGATCCGGGTGGAGGACGCATGCGCCAGTAGTGGTGTGGCGCTGCGGCAGGGCATCATCGCCATCGCTTCGGGGCTATATGATGTCGTGTTGGTGGGTGGTATCGAAAAGATGAGCAACCTGTCGACGGAAAAGGTAACCGACGCTCTTTCCACGGCCAGCGACATCCTCTACGAGATACCGGCCGGGTTTACCTTTCCCGGTTTTTATGCCGCCATGGCCACGGCCTACATGGATCGTTTCAGTGCCACACCGGAAGCGTTCATGCAAGTGGGCATGAAGAATCACGACAACGGCGCGTTAAACCCCAAGGCCCAGTTTTCGGCCAGCATTGCCGATGTCATGGAGGGTAAACAACGACGAGCCCAAGCCAGGGGCCTGCCGATTCCGCAGTGGACCGACGAGATGGACTTCCTGCACGACAACAGGGCCAATCCGATGATCGCCTGGCCCCTGCGTCTCTTCGACTGCTCGCCTATCTCAGATGGCGCCGCCGCGCTGTTGTTGGTCGGCGGTGAGTTGGCCGACAACTTCTGCACCGATCCCGTGTACATCATCGGCTCGGGACAGGCCAGCGATCGTTCCATGCACGACCGGGAGGAGTTGACCAGCATTGGTGCAGCGGTCTTAGCCAGCCAGCAGGCCTATCAGATGGCCGGGGTCTCTCCGGCCGATGTCAAAGTTGCCGAGGTACATGACTGCTTCACCATCGCCGAGATCATCGCCACCGAGGATCTGGGCTTTTTTGAACCGGGCGAGGGCTTCGTGGCTGCCGAGGAGGGTTTGACCACCCGCAATGGTCTCAGGCCTGTCAACACATCGGGTGGGCTCAAGGCCAAAGGTCACCCCGTAGGCGCCTCGGGCGCCGCCCAGGTTGTGGAGATATGGAAACAGATGCAAGGTCTGGCCGGCGAGCGGCAGTTGGCGGCTGACGTCGAAATTGCTCTGACCCACAACGTCGGCGGCACGGGACAGACATGTGTGGTGCACATCTTCGAGCGGAGGTAG
- a CDS encoding Zn-ribbon domain-containing OB-fold protein, whose amino-acid sequence MNQQPFTESTFQSYLARHKLMASRCSACGALHLPPRPLCPDCFGDDLHWTEVSGSGKLLAFTVIHIAPTAMIEAGYGRDKPYVVAVVVLDEGPGISAQLLGVDAANPQTIAVGMPLRATFVERGEGEGQRTFLAFQPAD is encoded by the coding sequence ATGAACCAGCAGCCATTTACCGAATCCACCTTTCAATCCTACCTGGCCCGGCACAAACTCATGGCGTCCCGGTGTAGTGCCTGTGGTGCGCTGCATCTTCCGCCGCGGCCGCTGTGCCCCGACTGTTTCGGCGACGATCTGCACTGGACAGAGGTGTCGGGCAGTGGCAAGCTTCTGGCGTTCACGGTGATCCATATTGCGCCCACGGCTATGATCGAGGCTGGCTACGGCAGGGACAAACCCTATGTAGTCGCTGTAGTGGTACTTGATGAAGGGCCGGGGATCAGTGCCCAGTTGCTGGGAGTCGACGCTGCAAATCCTCAAACTATTGCCGTGGGTATGCCGCTGCGCGCCACCTTCGTGGAGCGGGGTGAAGGCGAAGGACAACGCACCTTTCTGGCCTTCCAGCCGGCCGATTAG